One part of the Parambassis ranga chromosome 8, fParRan2.1, whole genome shotgun sequence genome encodes these proteins:
- the LOC114439559 gene encoding protein TANC2-like isoform X1, with amino-acid sequence MDCTAAILKTCARSRTKWRRHGRSSVCCPWRPAGSCSCGAGIVAVRVVRHTSSLLRCLLLYVCCCRPHEESSELCHDEWADRPAEGVERGGRGRREEEGEDEELGPPPSVDEAADALMTRLGFLLGEKVIGGEPDSSYHAQEDGQSFQQRISPSSSLASSNTSPCSTLQPPAGREGNNNNKHISTNHASVTSPTSTLESRDSGIIATLTSYSADSAAERDDGAKYLGDCCHGSSFNLWQQGGRPVVASTSSSSMMAAASANDGFLYRVEDNMAASTYSLNKLHPDRGAGSTRSSGSTHSIPLYLMPRPNSVAATSSAHLEDLAYLDEQQRHLPSRTSLRMPRQNSGSRSQQDHRVRFTPSLNLKPLHFEVPGLSSDWLFTGREWLYQEVDGCLRSDDQAKSQGVVIVGNMGFGKTAIVARLVALSCHGHRMWPNAASSKTLPKHVEPVPFSHDSLGRGGGGGGGEEGGGGGGGSCPGTPEMRRRQEETLRRLAGQVVSYHFCQADNCHTCLVPEFVHNMVAMLSDAPQLAAYRELLQRSPQLQSMLSLRSCIQDPSSALQRGILEPLDALYRERKLHVEGAGLIVLIDGLNEAEFHRPDYGDTLTSFLSRNIQKFPSWLKIITTVRTSQQDITSSLPFHRISLDRMEDNNAIDQDLQGYLMQRIHSSAEIQSNVSLSNGRLDNTALAKLVSHLKSLSRGSYLYLKLTLDLIEGGYLVLKSSSFKVVPVSLAEVYLLQLNMRFPTQSSFQRVLPLLNVTVASLHPLTEQQLFEVVNAGALTGGMLQWSEFTQRLEQLSPFLIRRSDGSRMLKHASFREWLVWREEGQDDRFLCDPRSGHTLLAFWLCRQDGKLNRQQTLELGHHILKAHIYKGLSKKLRVSSSVLQGLWLSYSTASLSPVLSSLRNLYTPNIKVSRLLIIGGADVDCRCDVLNNAPLLCVHAHLGHTDAVALLLDHGAQVDAQSQDGLTALGFAAAAGRLDIVTMLSQNKAKVGHVDVSGRCVLVHAAQRGQLEVLRFLLRCADWSCTSCCGQRGASRSQAVQQALTAAASMGHAEMVSYLLDLPEEDEEEEERPEINTYDSLWGETALTAAAGRGRLPVCRLLLDQGAAVDQGNRQGVTPLFSAVRRGHWQVVELLLNHGVEVNMVDQQGRTALMTAASEGHVTTAQLLLDHGASLNQTDKEGLTALSWACLKGQLLLVRELVERGATTTHADRSGRTPLDLAAFCGDPEVVQYLVDHGASVEHVDCSGMRPLDRAVGCRNTSAVIALLKKGAQIGRNLNYKPARSEEWMLRMKISNIYICMCLCAGPATWAMATSKPDILMVLLSKLIQEGDKLYKQGKVREAAHSYQSALQKFPGDELKTFRQLRVCVLLNLSRCRRKMNDFSLAEELATKALELKAKSYEAFYARARAKRSRRQFHAALEDLIEASRLCPSNREIQRLMTRVKDECRQAAHESPPPSHHVYQQNVAMSISEARSRDSGSLQVPDREGLTEEEEEEEEEEDETEEDGTLRESSFYPSPVIQSLETRPRSRGPSPSSLSPTHLYHPLPSPTHGASLSSPSHSAPPLPSSSYHNFSPTSSPMQHLQRAGPMSETMSALSGGSHHQHAQSASAFHHSDQDQGVQQLHHLTSQRSIQNPIQGQWLQPAKAQVVRTSQPSSSAHSSMVLGSSAYTQFAHLPQELAELGEGFGPSPLDVRPSPQVQAGLSSGASYALDDVDVDMVCQVRSTSAHTRGAGGDRMGINRFVQSHQFSRNQTKAAYYPMELTEATLGPSDRLQPSHDYQYHHQGGFRRPLSAHPTPSSAPTPRPLIHSQSVNVRFSPSSGSLTSGQPANHGPGFRTSASAQHMDLPADLSSMGGYHDDLFLISSPQSEISMAGGGTYPGEVGRSSRNTPFMGITDKTRVHHQYQQPAPSSSASCLSPSRSWAVSSVDTVVTSPSKNPTSQGGFMPPQPSSIAYHNRSNNNAHNGHLLHDNQDFYEVVPNNGRQGEGSGQVVGQNPSYLDVKVARTLPVIHSCSDRPTEKRTGPTSPVKPKRPFVESNV; translated from the exons ATGGACTGCACGGCAGCTATCTTGAAGACATGCGCCCGCTCCAGGACCAAGTGGCGTCGACACGGGCGCTCATCCGTCTGCTGTCCGTGGCGGCCGGcgggcagctgcagctgtggcgCAGGTATCGTGGCGGTCAGGGTCGTCCGCCACACCTCGTCCCTCCTGCGGTGCCTGCTGCTGTATGTGTGCTGTTGTCGGCCCCACGAGGAGAGCTCTGAGTTGTGTCATGATGAGTGGGCGGATCGTcctgctgaaggtgtggagagaggaggaagaggaaggagagaggaggaag gtgaggatgaggagttAGGACCGCCCCCTTCTGTAGACGAAGCAGCTGATGCGTTGATGACCAGGCTGGGCTTCCTACTTGGGGAAAAGGTCATTGGTGGAGAGCCAGACTCGTCTTACCACGCCCAGGAGGATGGACAG TCTTTCCAGCAGAGGATCTCTCCTTCCTCCAGTCTGGCCAGCAGCAACACGTCCCCCTGCTCCACACTGCAGCCCCCTGCTGGAAGGGagggcaacaacaacaataagcaCATCTCCACCAACCACGCCTCCGTCACCTCCCCTACCTCAACACTGGAGAGCAGAGACAGTGGGATCATAG CCACACTGACCAGCTATTCTGCTGACTCGGCTGCAGAGAGGGATGATGGTGCCAAGTACCTGGGtgactgttgccatggcagcagctTCAACCTCTGGCAGCAAGGGGGCCGACCGGTGGTGGCCTCCACCTCGTCTTCGAGTATGATGGCGGCAGCGAGCGCAAACGATGGCTTCCTGTACAGGGTGGAGGACAACATGGCTGCCTCCACTTACAGCCTCAACAAACTCCACCCAGACCGAGGCGCTGGCTCCACCCGCTCATCAGGCTCCACCCACTCCATCCCTCTCTACCTCATGCCTCGTCCTAATTCAGTTGCTG CCACTAGTTCAGCCCACCTGGAAGATCTAGCGTATCTGGATGAACAGCAGAGACACCTCCCTTCAAGGACGTCTCTCAGAATGCCCAGGCAGAATTCTGGGAGTCGTAGTCAACAGGACCACAGAG TTCGCTTTACTCCCTCGCTCAACCTGAAGCCACTCCACTTTGAGGTTCCCGGCCTCtcgtctgattggctgttcaCTGGCAGGGAGTGGCTCTACCAGGAAGTGGATGGTTGTCTCCGCAGCGACGATCAAGCAAAGAGTCAGGGAGTGGTGATCGTCGGCAACATGGGTTTTGGGAAAACGGCCATCGTTGCCCGTCTGGTGGCGCTCAGCTGTCATGGACACCGCATGTGGCCGAACGCTGCCAGCAGTAAAACGTTACCCAAAC ATGTAGAGCCTGTTCCTTTCTCCCATGATTCCctggggagaggaggaggaggaggtggtggagaggaaggaggaggaggaggaggagggagctgcCCCGGTACTCCAGAAATGAGacggagacaggaggagacgcTGAGGAGGCTTGCAGGACAG GTCGTCTCTTATCATTTCTGTCAGGCTGATAACTGTCACACCTGTCTGGTTCCGGAGTTCGTACACAACATGGTGGCCATGCTGAGTGACGCCCCTCAGCTGGCAGCCTACAGGGAGCTGCTGCAACGGTCGCCACAGTTACAGAGCATGCTCAGTCTACGCTCCTGCATCCAGGATCCGAGCTCTGCACTCCAGAGGGGAATACTAGAACCTCTGGATGCTCTATACAGAG AGAGGAAGTTGCATgtggagggggcggggcttattGTACTGATTGACGGGCTGAACGAGGCGGAGTTCCATCGGCCGGACTACGGAGACACTCTGACTTCCTTCCTGTCCAGAAACATCCAGAAATTTCCTTCCTGGTTGAAGATCATCACCACTGTCAGGACCAGtcagcag GACATCACTAGTTCTCTACCGTTTCACCGCATCTCTCTGGACAGGATGGAGGACAACAACGCCATAGACCAGGACCTGCAG GGTTACCTGATGCAGCGTATCCACAGCAGTGCTGAGATTCAGAGCAACGTGTCGCTGAGCAATGGCCGCCTCGACAACACGGCTCTGGCCAAACTGGTCAGCCACCTGAAAAGTCTGAGCAGAGGCTCGTACCTCTACCTGAAACTGACCCTGGACCTGATTGAGGGAGGATACCTGGTCCTAAAAAGCTCCAGCTTCAAG gtggttCCTGTGAGTCTAGCAGAAGtttacctgctgcagctcaacatgCGGTTTCCCACGCAGTCATCGTTTCAGAGAGTTCTGCCGCTGCTCAACGTCACCGTGGCGTCGCTGCACCcgctgacagagcagcag ctgtttgaggTGGTGAATGCCGGCGCTCTGACAGGAGGAATGCTGCAGTGGTCAGAGTTCACACAGCGTCTGGAGCAGCTCTCTCCTTTCCTGATTCGGCGAAGCGACGGCAGCAGGATGCTAAAACACGCCTCCTTCAGGGAGTGGCTGGTGTGGAGGGAAGAGGGGCAGGATGACAGGTTCCTCTGTGACCCCAG GAGTGGCCACACGCTACTGGCCTTCTGGCTCTGCAGACAAGATGGGAAGCTGAACCGACAACAGACACTCGAGCTGGGACATCACATCCTGAAAGCTCACATCTACAAG GGTCTGAGTAAGAAGCTCAGGGTTTCCTCCTCAGTTCTTCAGGGGCTGTGGCTCTCGTACAGCACTGCAAGCCTGAGCCCTGTTCTCTCATCGCTGCGCAACCTCTACACCCCTAACATCAAG GTGAGCAGATTGCTGATTATAGGCGGGGCTGATGTGGACTGTCGTTGTGATGTCCTCAACAACGCCCCGCTGCTGTGCGTCCACGCTCACCTGGGTCACACTGACGCCGTGGCGCTGCTGCTCGACCACGGAGCTCAG gtggATGCTCAGTCACAGGATGGTTTGACCGCACTCGGATTCGCTGCTGCAGCTGGTCGCCTTGACATCGTCACCATGCTGAGCCAGAACAAAGCCAAG GTGGGTCACGTGGACGTTTCAGGTCGGTGCGTGCTAGTTCACGCGGCCCAGCGCGGCCAACTCGAGGTGCTGCGCTTTCTGTTGAGGTGCGCCGACTGGAGCTGCACTTCTTGCTGCGGCCAAAGGGGGGCGAGCAGGAGCCAGGCTGTGCAACAGGCACTGACTGCAGCAGCCAGCATGGGCCACGCAGAG ATGGTGTCATACCTTTTGGATCTgccagaggaagatgaggaagaggaggagaggcctGAGATTAACACATATGACAGTCTGTGGGGGGAGACAG ctctgacagcagcagcaggacgcggcaggctgcctgtctgcagactgcTGTTGGATCAGGGGGCAGCTGTCGATCAAGGCAACAGGCAGGGCGTCACTCCGCTCTTCAGCGCGGTGAGACGAGGTCACTGGCAG GTGGTGGAGCTGTTACTGAATCACGGTGTGGAGGTGAACATGGTCGACCAGCAGGGTCGAACAGCGCTGATGACGGCAGCCTCAGAGGGACATGTGACCACCGCCCAACTGCTGCTGGATCATG GAGCTTCTCTCAACCAGACCGACAAAGAAGGGTTAACAGCGCTGAGCTGGGCATGTCTAAAAGGTCAACTCCTGCTGGTCAGAGAGCTGGTGGAGAGAGGTGCAACCACCACTCATGCTGACCGCAGTGGACGAACTCCTCTGGACCTGGCTGCCTTCTGTGGTGACCCAGAGGTG GTGCAATACCTGGTGGATCACGGTGCGTCGGTGGAGCATGTGGATTGCAGTGGGATGCGTCCTCTGGACCGAGCGGTTGgctgcagaaacacatcagCGGTCATCGCTCTGCTGAAAAAGGGCGCTCAGATAGGTAGAAACCTGAACTACAAACCAGCCAGAAGTGAAGAGTGGATGCTGAGGATGAAGAtatctaatatatatatatgtatgtgtttgtgtgcaggacCAGCCACCTGGGCCATGGCGACCTCTAAACCAGATATCTTAATGGTTCTACTCAGCAAGTTAATCCAAGAGGGAGACAAACTCTACAAG CAAGGTAAAGTGAGGGAAGCTGCTCACTCCTATCAGTCAGCACTCCAGAAGTTTCCAGGAGACGAGCTGAAGACGTTCAGAcagctgagagtgtgtgtgctgctcaacCTGTCACGCTGCCGCCGGAAGATGAAC gacTTCAGCCTTGCTGAGGAGTTAGCCACCAAGGCTCTAGAGCTAAAAGCCAAATCTTACGAAGCCTTCTATGCCAGAGCTCGCGCCAAACGCAGCCGCAG ACAGTTCCATGCAGCCCTGGAGGACTTGATCGAGGCCAGCCGACTTTGTCCATCCAACCGAGAGATCCAACGCCTAATGACCAGGGTCAAGGATGAGTGTCGACAGGCTGCACACGAGTCTCCTCCACCATCTCATCATGTTTATCAGCAAAATGTGGCCATGTCTATTAGCGAGGCCAGGAGCAGAGATTCGGGTTCTCTTCAGGTACCGGACAGGGAAGGGCttactgaggaggaggaggaggaggaggaagaggaagatgagacagaggaggatggGACTCTCAGAGAGTCCTCCTTTTACCCTTCACCTGTGATTCAAAGTCTTGAAACCCGCCCAAGATCCAGGGGGCCGTcaccctcttctctctccccGACTCACCTGTACCATCCCCTCCCCAGTCCCACTCACGgagcctccctctcctccccgaGTCACTCTGCGCCTCCCCTTCCATCTTCCTCCTATCACAATTTCAGTCCTACATCATCCCCAATGCAGCATCTGCAGCGAGCCGGTCCAATGTCTGAAACCATGTCTGCTCTCTCAGGAGGCAGTCATCACCAACATGCACAGTCTGCTTCTGCCTTCCACCACTCAGACCAGGACCAGGgagtgcagcagctccaccatcTGACCAGTCAGAGGTCCATCCAGAACCCAATCCAAGGCCAATGGCTCCAACCAGCCAAAGCACAGGTGGTCAGGACCAGTCAGCCCAGCTCCTCCGCCCACTCCAGCATGGTTTTAGGAAGTTCTGCCTACACACAGTTTGCCCATCTGCCCCAAGAACTAGCAGAGCTTGGGGAAGGCTTTGGCCCCAGCCCCCTGGATGTCAGGCCTAGCCCGCAGGTCCAGGCTGGTCTAAGCTCGGGAGCTTCATATGCACTAGACGATGTGGATGTTGACATGGTTTGCCAAGTGAGGTCTACATCTGCCCATACCAGAGGGGCAGGAGGAGATAGGATGGGCATAAATCGTTTTGTCCAGTCCCATCAGTTCAGCCGCAACCAAACCAAAGCAGCCTACTACCCAATGGAACTCACAGAGGCGACACTGGGGCCGTCTGATAGGCTTCAGCCATCACACGATTATCAGTACCACCATCAGGGAGGGTTTCGCCGTCCGCTTAGTGCCCACCCaaccccctcctctgctcctacCCCCAGGCCTCTCATCCACTCCCAGAGTGTCAACGTCCGTTTCTCTCCCAGCAGCGGCAGTCTCACTAGCGGGCAGCCAGCAAACCATGGACCAGGCTTCAGAACCTCAGCATCTGCCCAGCACATGGATCTCCCTGCAGATCTGTCCTCCATGGGTGGTTACCATGATGATCTCTTTCTTATCTCCTCTCCCCAGTCAGAAATATCCATGGCAGGAGGAGGGACCTATCCTGGAGAGGTGGGGCGCTCATCAAGGAACACTCCTTTTATGGGCATAACAGACAAAACGAGGGTGCACCATCAGTATCAGCAGCCAGCTCCGTCAAGTTCAGCATCCTGCCTCAGCCCCTCTCGCTCCTGGGCTGTGTCATCAGTGGACACAGTTGTCACCTCGCCAAGCAAAAACCCTACCAGCCAGGGAGGCTTCATGCCACCCCAGCCTTCGTCCATAGCCTACCACAACCGCAGCAACAACAACGCCCACAACGGTCACCTCCTGCACGACAACCAGGACTTCTACGAGGTGGTGCCAAACAACGGTCGTCAGGGTGAAGGCTCAGGGCAGGTCGTTGGTCAGAATCCCTCGTATCTGGATGTGAAGGTGGCACGAACGCTACCAGTGATCCATAGCTGCTCCGACAGGCCAACAGAGAAGCGGACCGGTCCTACGTCGCCTGTCAAACCAAAAAGACCCTTTGTGGAGTCGAATGTGTAG